One region of Natronorubrum aibiense genomic DNA includes:
- a CDS encoding UvrD-helicase domain-containing protein — MSTTETKVTRLFGGPGSGKTTALLDHVEEILEQEGVSFRDILVVSYTRAAAQEVRERLAERLDESPRALQGNVCTMHAKAYELLDLSRSDVIGESDKEEFCEEFGIEYEDEYSGAGRRTARSTTIGNKVIATSQWLQRTGREVSEWYDVPFQWDQEEVRLPPEIDPNAQEGNKYTPTWPSDDDRIDVPEAIRGWRNYKGEQGKIGFADMLERVKQRSLLPNVDYLVIDEFQDITTLQYDVYEEWKPHMKEVLIAGDDDQVVYSWQGADPALLLDEAVDEDIILPNSYRLPSNVLNAVNKEIRHIETRQDKDLKPRKEGGAVEARRNASMLDVVRNVRRTLIEGDGTIMILFRARYQMFQFIDEFITEGVPFTSLTDQRMWTDRLTQYVRAVEAIDRGEDVTGLQARRLADMLQESAFGTNERDDLFDEIDDRQEEAGIDDLAELMIPAEVIQDHAPFMPGPASAGDMVRKVTNFQKKSIRSYFAIGEYLGMETDRVRVGTIHSAKGREADHVIVGTDLTEKVVEQMVATVDDPTDVPGVEEFTKNTSPVPVLTDNERRVFYVGMSRARERLVLLENLVDGAPTLPIDVLLNNRLTDTPLDELIEEAQQPQDADADGDEVEAEAP; from the coding sequence ATGAGTACTACGGAGACGAAGGTGACCCGGTTGTTCGGTGGTCCGGGCAGCGGTAAGACGACAGCCCTGCTCGACCACGTCGAAGAGATCCTCGAGCAAGAGGGTGTGAGTTTCCGGGATATCCTCGTCGTCTCGTACACGCGAGCGGCTGCACAGGAGGTTCGCGAACGACTGGCAGAGCGACTCGACGAAAGCCCGCGTGCACTGCAGGGTAACGTCTGTACGATGCACGCGAAAGCCTACGAACTGCTTGATCTCTCTCGAAGCGACGTCATCGGCGAATCTGATAAAGAAGAGTTCTGCGAGGAGTTCGGCATCGAGTACGAAGACGAGTACAGCGGTGCCGGACGCCGTACCGCTCGGTCGACGACCATCGGAAACAAGGTCATTGCGACCAGCCAGTGGCTCCAGCGAACCGGCCGTGAGGTCTCGGAGTGGTACGATGTCCCCTTCCAGTGGGATCAGGAGGAAGTCCGTCTCCCACCCGAAATCGATCCGAATGCCCAAGAGGGCAACAAGTACACCCCGACGTGGCCGTCCGACGACGACCGGATCGACGTCCCCGAAGCGATCCGTGGCTGGCGCAATTACAAAGGCGAGCAGGGGAAGATCGGCTTCGCGGACATGTTAGAACGCGTCAAGCAGCGTTCCTTGCTTCCGAACGTCGACTATCTGGTGATCGACGAGTTTCAGGACATCACCACGCTGCAGTACGACGTCTACGAGGAGTGGAAGCCCCACATGAAAGAAGTCCTGATCGCCGGTGACGACGACCAGGTCGTCTACTCGTGGCAGGGTGCCGACCCCGCACTCTTGCTCGACGAAGCGGTCGACGAGGACATTATTCTGCCCAACTCCTATCGGCTCCCTTCGAACGTCCTCAACGCGGTCAACAAGGAGATTCGACACATCGAGACCCGGCAGGACAAAGACCTCAAGCCGCGCAAAGAAGGCGGTGCCGTTGAGGCGCGTCGGAATGCGTCGATGCTCGACGTCGTCCGAAACGTTCGCCGGACGCTCATCGAGGGCGACGGGACGATCATGATCCTGTTCCGGGCACGCTACCAGATGTTCCAGTTCATCGACGAGTTCATCACCGAAGGCGTGCCGTTTACGTCGCTGACCGACCAGCGGATGTGGACCGACCGGCTCACCCAGTACGTCCGGGCCGTCGAAGCGATCGACCGCGGCGAGGACGTCACTGGGCTCCAGGCCCGCCGACTCGCCGACATGCTTCAGGAGTCGGCGTTCGGCACCAACGAGCGCGACGACCTCTTCGACGAGATCGATGACCGCCAGGAAGAAGCCGGCATCGACGACCTCGCGGAGTTGATGATCCCTGCAGAAGTCATTCAGGACCACGCGCCGTTCATGCCCGGCCCGGCGTCGGCCGGCGACATGGTCCGGAAAGTCACCAACTTCCAGAAGAAAAGCATCCGATCGTACTTCGCGATCGGCGAGTATCTGGGTATGGAGACCGATCGCGTCCGCGTCGGCACCATCCACTCCGCGAAGGGGCGTGAGGCCGACCACGTCATCGTCGGTACCGACCTCACCGAAAAAGTCGTCGAACAGATGGTCGCCACCGTCGACGATCCAACGGACGTTCCCGGCGTCGAGGAGTTCACCAAGAACACCTCGCCGGTGCCCGTCCTGACCGACAACGAGCGCCGCGTCTTCTACGTCGGCATGTCCCGGGCTCGAGAGCGCCTCGTCTTGCTCGAGAATCTGGTCGACGGTGCGCCAACGCTGCCGATCGACGTCCTGCTCAACAACCGGCTGACCGACACGCCGCTCGATGAACTCATCGAGGAGGCCCAGCAGCCACAGGACGCCGACGCTGACGGCGACGAGGTCGAAGCCGAAGCACCGTGA
- a CDS encoding ArsR/SmtB family transcription factor: MARLFPFRSDPDEPEGHPRVVDLEGDEADAVFSALSSTTARRIYARLEAEPGTPSDVADAIDSSIQNVRYHLENLEEAGLIEVVDTWYSSRGNEMSVYAATDGPLIVTSDESTASRLREALSRFLGGIGALAGASLLVQYGLVRWAESAADSSSAGGVPADTEREDETGETDGGDGADDSSETDETDETTGADSADETSGTAETDADGGAGVMDDSSETESDDATDDVGAQSAEQENYTGEGSDVAADDLSVTDGNKSVEAAADGGAETVEAVFAVIPPGLLFFLGGLVVLSAVTIYWYWLRPTY; this comes from the coding sequence ATGGCCCGGCTGTTCCCGTTTCGCTCCGACCCCGACGAGCCTGAGGGTCACCCGCGCGTCGTCGACCTCGAGGGCGACGAGGCCGACGCGGTGTTCAGCGCCCTCTCGTCGACGACAGCCCGACGGATCTACGCGCGACTCGAGGCCGAACCCGGAACGCCGAGCGACGTCGCCGACGCGATCGATTCGTCGATCCAGAACGTTCGCTACCACCTCGAGAACTTGGAGGAGGCGGGGTTGATCGAGGTCGTCGACACGTGGTACTCCTCGCGGGGCAACGAGATGAGCGTGTACGCGGCGACCGACGGCCCGCTGATCGTGACGAGCGACGAATCGACAGCGAGTAGACTGCGCGAGGCCCTCTCGCGATTTCTCGGCGGTATCGGTGCGCTCGCGGGCGCGAGTCTGCTGGTGCAGTACGGCCTCGTGCGGTGGGCCGAGTCGGCGGCAGACTCGTCATCGGCCGGTGGCGTCCCGGCCGACACCGAGAGGGAGGACGAAACGGGCGAGACCGACGGTGGCGACGGCGCGGACGATTCGAGCGAAACTGACGAAACGGACGAGACGACTGGCGCCGATAGCGCAGACGAGACCAGTGGAACCGCCGAAACGGATGCCGACGGCGGTGCCGGCGTGATGGACGACTCGAGTGAGACCGAGAGCGACGACGCGACGGACGATGTCGGTGCGCAGAGCGCCGAACAAGAAAACTACACTGGGGAGGGCAGCGACGTGGCGGCCGACGACCTGTCTGTGACCGACGGCAACAAATCCGTCGAGGCTGCCGCTGACGGCGGTGCCGAAACGGTCGAAGCGGTCTTTGCAGTCATCCCGCCCGGACTGCTCTTTTTTCTCGGTGGACTCGTTGTGCTGTCGGCTGTCACGATCTACTGGTACTGGCTCCGACCGACGTACTGA
- a CDS encoding DUF3311 domain-containing protein, translating to MRRLERAGWLAVAIVLCGLAIPWFLWGSAAVVAGLPLWLWWHVGWMGLASVVFWIFTKRAWGIGVETDTTASSRGHGADHTTHSARGGERP from the coding sequence ATGCGACGTCTGGAACGTGCGGGCTGGCTCGCGGTTGCAATCGTCCTCTGTGGACTTGCGATTCCGTGGTTCCTCTGGGGATCGGCGGCGGTCGTCGCGGGCCTGCCGCTGTGGCTGTGGTGGCACGTCGGCTGGATGGGACTCGCCTCGGTCGTCTTCTGGATTTTTACGAAGCGAGCGTGGGGAATCGGCGTCGAAACGGACACAACGGCCTCGAGTCGCGGGCACGGAGCGGACCACACCACGCACTCGGCGCGCGGAGGTGAGCGCCCGTGA
- a CDS encoding RNA-guided endonuclease InsQ/TnpB family protein, translating to MRTHRTFEASITNSRQVSDDLDQLGRAASKLWNVGRYYAQAQWDETGELPDDGELKSELKGHERYTDLHSQSSQRVLEELAEAFNGWFAKRRNGDSRARPPGYRKRGDSHPRSTVSFKAAGFKHDAQFTRVRLSKGRNLKEHRSDFVLCEYELRPDVDLSEWDIQQVRAVHKYDEWRLHFVCRKVIDPDPPGNETAGIDLGISNVAALSFGGESILFPGNALKEDEYYFGRKKAKCDDSRSNERCRLDRKRTERRTHFLHTLSKHIVSECVERGVGTIVIGDLGGIRDDKDGESRNWGTHGNLDLHGWAFDRFTSMLDYKTEAEGIDVTVESERDTSKTCSACGRKDGNQRVERGLYVCKECDTVANADVNGAENIRRKVTSSPAKDRSNGWLAQPSVHLFDCSEGRFAPREQVADCKP from the coding sequence ATGCGAACCCACCGAACATTCGAGGCGTCGATCACTAACTCACGGCAAGTGAGTGATGACCTCGATCAACTCGGACGGGCCGCGTCGAAACTCTGGAACGTCGGTCGCTACTACGCACAAGCACAGTGGGACGAAACGGGCGAGCTCCCCGATGACGGGGAACTCAAATCCGAACTCAAAGGCCACGAACGCTATACGGATCTTCATTCGCAATCCAGTCAGCGCGTTCTCGAAGAACTCGCTGAAGCGTTCAACGGCTGGTTCGCAAAGCGTCGGAACGGCGATAGCCGTGCCCGACCGCCCGGCTACCGCAAACGCGGCGATTCACACCCACGTTCTACAGTGTCGTTCAAGGCGGCTGGCTTCAAGCATGATGCACAGTTCACCCGTGTTCGCCTCTCGAAAGGGCGCAACCTCAAGGAACACCGTTCGGACTTCGTGCTGTGCGAGTACGAGCTACGCCCCGACGTGGACCTCTCCGAGTGGGACATCCAGCAGGTTCGGGCCGTTCACAAGTACGACGAGTGGCGGCTTCACTTCGTCTGTCGAAAGGTGATTGATCCCGACCCACCGGGCAACGAGACTGCCGGGATCGACCTCGGCATCTCGAACGTCGCCGCGCTATCGTTCGGCGGCGAATCCATCCTCTTTCCCGGCAACGCGCTGAAAGAGGACGAATACTACTTCGGACGGAAGAAGGCGAAGTGTGACGATAGCCGATCCAATGAGCGGTGTCGTCTTGATCGGAAACGCACGGAGCGCAGAACCCACTTCTTGCATACACTCTCGAAACACATCGTTTCGGAGTGTGTCGAGAGGGGTGTTGGAACAATCGTCATAGGCGACTTGGGCGGTATCCGCGACGACAAGGACGGCGAATCTCGTAACTGGGGGACGCACGGCAACCTTGATCTTCACGGATGGGCGTTTGACCGCTTCACGTCGATGCTCGACTACAAAACGGAAGCCGAAGGGATCGACGTAACCGTTGAATCCGAACGCGATACCTCCAAGACGTGTTCCGCCTGTGGGAGGAAAGACGGCAACCAGCGTGTTGAACGCGGGTTGTACGTCTGCAAGGAGTGCGATACGGTTGCGAACGCGGATGTGAATGGTGCGGAGAATATTCGGCGAAAAGTAACTTCGAGTCCTGCGAAGGATAGGAGTAACGGCTGGTTGGCACAGCCTTCAGTCCATCTGTTCGATTGTAGCGAGGGCCGTTTCGCCCCGCGAGAACAGGTCGCTGACTGTAAACCCTAA
- the dnaG gene encoding DNA primase DnaG yields MEDTSKYLIHADVTADGVVERSDVVGAIFGQTEGLLGDELDLRDLRQSQKVGRIDVEITSTGGQSHGHLTIATGLDKVETATLAASLETISRVGPCRADLEVTEIEDVRAAKRKEVVERAKELLRTGFDDSVMTSEEILAEVRQHVRVEDITEYEGLPAGPRVTDSDAIIVVEGRSDVLTLLKYGVKNAIAVEGTNVPDAVAELTRHRTVTAFLDGDRGGDLIFEELSQVGDVDYVAFAPAGTSVEDLDHHQLFAALRNKVPYETVSELNEPREAVAATDGSATPAPAPGTGDSDGATAVTPERAGEPTQSTASAVDMSVSDSTDVECGTDVTDAATPSPTAPDEQFEAEPSTSADPETVYGHAAVVIRSQTGRVRFLDADDNTLEETDASDAYDVLEDLEPAPSTVVLDDILGQQLLDLAADRGVGRIIAQSLGQFTKRPTAVRIHAIDDVAEEAPETE; encoded by the coding sequence ATGGAAGACACCTCGAAATACCTCATTCACGCGGACGTCACGGCTGACGGGGTCGTCGAGCGCAGCGACGTCGTCGGTGCCATCTTCGGGCAGACCGAAGGCTTACTCGGTGACGAACTCGATCTGCGCGACCTGCGTCAGTCACAGAAAGTCGGTCGTATCGACGTCGAAATAACGAGCACCGGCGGCCAGTCACACGGCCACCTCACCATCGCAACCGGCCTCGACAAGGTTGAAACCGCGACACTCGCGGCCTCCCTCGAGACGATCAGCCGAGTCGGCCCCTGTCGGGCCGACCTCGAGGTCACCGAGATCGAAGACGTCCGAGCAGCAAAGCGAAAGGAGGTGGTCGAACGCGCAAAGGAACTGCTTCGTACCGGCTTCGACGACAGCGTGATGACCTCCGAGGAGATCCTCGCGGAGGTTCGCCAACACGTTCGCGTCGAGGACATCACCGAATACGAAGGGCTGCCGGCCGGCCCTCGGGTGACCGACAGCGATGCGATCATCGTCGTCGAAGGTCGCTCGGACGTTCTCACGCTGTTGAAATACGGCGTCAAAAACGCGATCGCGGTCGAAGGCACCAACGTCCCCGACGCGGTGGCCGAACTCACCCGCCACCGGACAGTCACCGCCTTCCTCGACGGCGACCGCGGCGGCGACCTCATCTTCGAAGAACTCTCGCAGGTCGGCGATGTCGATTACGTCGCGTTCGCACCAGCTGGCACCTCCGTCGAGGATCTGGACCACCACCAGCTGTTTGCAGCCCTCCGAAACAAAGTCCCCTACGAGACGGTCTCGGAACTGAACGAGCCTCGAGAAGCCGTCGCCGCGACCGACGGCAGTGCAACGCCGGCACCGGCACCGGGAACCGGTGATTCCGATGGGGCCACCGCCGTAACACCCGAGCGTGCCGGCGAGCCCACGCAATCGACGGCGTCCGCAGTCGACATGTCCGTGTCCGACAGCACCGATGTCGAGTGCGGAACCGACGTCACGGATGCGGCGACGCCGTCGCCGACGGCTCCTGACGAGCAGTTCGAAGCCGAGCCATCGACCTCAGCCGACCCCGAAACCGTCTACGGCCATGCTGCGGTCGTCATCCGAAGCCAGACCGGCCGCGTTCGATTTCTCGACGCCGACGACAACACCCTTGAGGAGACCGATGCGAGCGACGCCTACGATGTTCTCGAGGACCTCGAGCCTGCGCCGTCGACGGTCGTGCTCGACGACATTCTCGGCCAGCAACTGCTCGATCTGGCGGCCGACCGCGGCGTCGGCCGGATCATCGCACAGTCGCTCGGGCAGTTCACCAAACGACCGACTGCGGTCCGCATTCACGCGATCGACGACGTCGCCGAAGAAGCGCCCGAGACGGAGTGA
- the ubaA gene encoding SAMP-activating enzyme E1 translates to MSDLRLDATQLDRYSRHVIMDEIGPEGQQRLLEGSVLIVGAGGLGSPAIQYLAAAGVGRLGIVDDDAVERSNLQRQIVHGDDDVGRPKVQSAADYVATLNPDIDVDTYETRLTTDNVAELVAEYDIVLDASDNFATRYLLNDHCVLSETPLSHGAIYRFEGQVTTFTNDRGGENEDPPCYRCIFPEAPEPGTVPDCATTGVLGVLPGTVGCIQATEVVKYLLGKGELLEGRLLMYDAMGMTFETVDVLSNPECPVCGDDPAIESIEDVAYEGTCEISAD, encoded by the coding sequence ATGAGTGACCTGCGCCTCGATGCGACTCAACTCGATCGCTACTCGAGACACGTAATCATGGACGAGATCGGGCCCGAGGGCCAACAGCGGCTGCTCGAGGGCTCGGTGTTGATCGTTGGTGCGGGCGGGCTCGGCTCGCCGGCGATCCAGTACCTCGCAGCCGCGGGCGTCGGTCGGCTAGGGATCGTCGACGACGACGCCGTCGAGCGGTCGAACCTGCAACGTCAGATCGTCCACGGTGACGACGACGTCGGCCGGCCGAAAGTCCAGAGCGCGGCCGACTACGTCGCGACGCTGAACCCCGACATCGACGTCGATACCTACGAAACGCGACTCACGACCGACAACGTGGCCGAGCTCGTCGCCGAGTACGACATCGTCCTCGACGCCAGCGACAACTTCGCGACCCGGTACCTGCTCAACGACCACTGTGTGCTCAGCGAGACACCGCTGTCCCACGGCGCAATCTACCGCTTCGAAGGACAGGTGACGACGTTTACCAACGACCGCGGTGGTGAAAACGAGGACCCGCCGTGTTACCGCTGCATTTTCCCCGAAGCGCCCGAACCCGGGACCGTCCCCGACTGTGCGACTACTGGCGTGCTCGGCGTCCTGCCCGGCACTGTCGGCTGTATTCAGGCCACAGAGGTCGTCAAGTACCTGCTCGGCAAGGGTGAGTTGCTCGAGGGCCGCCTGCTCATGTACGACGCGATGGGCATGACGTTCGAGACGGTCGACGTGCTCTCGAACCCGGAGTGTCCCGTCTGTGGCGACGATCCAGCCATCGAGTCGATCGAGGACGTCGCCTACGAGGGCACGTGCGAGATTTCGGCCGATTAA
- a CDS encoding SDR family oxidoreductase, translated as MDLDLDGNSALVTASSSGLGFASAQALAEEGANVMICGRDEQRLEDAREELAETATGEVRATPTDLTDPDEVSHLVSETVGAFGGLDHLVTSSGGPPSTTFLETDEQDWYQAYDLLVMSVVWTVEQAHEHLLESAYGSITCITSRTVREVADGLLLSNSVRRGVIGLVKTISREFAPEIRANAVLPGTIETPRIEELIEANIERGVYDDYDHGLAELASEIPMDRIGEPRELGDIVAVLSSPRASFVNGVEVPIDGGLLRS; from the coding sequence ATGGATCTCGATCTCGACGGCAACAGCGCACTGGTGACGGCCTCCTCGAGCGGCCTCGGCTTTGCGAGCGCACAGGCCCTCGCCGAGGAGGGCGCGAACGTGATGATCTGTGGACGCGACGAGCAGCGACTCGAGGATGCTCGTGAGGAACTCGCCGAGACGGCCACGGGGGAGGTTCGTGCGACGCCGACGGACCTCACGGACCCGGACGAGGTCTCCCACCTCGTCAGCGAGACGGTCGGCGCCTTCGGCGGCCTCGACCACCTCGTCACTTCCTCGGGCGGGCCACCGAGTACGACCTTCCTCGAGACCGACGAACAGGACTGGTACCAGGCCTACGACCTGCTGGTGATGAGCGTCGTCTGGACGGTCGAACAGGCCCACGAACACCTCCTCGAGTCGGCGTACGGCTCGATCACGTGTATCACGTCCCGAACAGTCAGAGAGGTCGCCGATGGTCTCCTGTTGTCGAACTCGGTTCGCAGAGGCGTGATCGGGCTCGTGAAGACGATCTCGCGGGAGTTCGCGCCCGAGATCCGCGCCAACGCGGTCCTGCCGGGGACGATCGAGACGCCTCGAATCGAGGAACTGATCGAAGCGAACATCGAACGCGGCGTCTACGACGACTACGACCACGGGCTGGCGGAACTCGCGAGTGAGATTCCGATGGATCGAATCGGCGAGCCCCGTGAACTGGGCGATATCGTGGCTGTGCTCTCGAGTCCCCGCGCGAGCTTCGTCAACGGCGTCGAAGTACCCATCGACGGCGGGCTGTTGCGGAGCTAA
- a CDS encoding sodium:solute symporter family protein has product MSVTLQLGIIVGYLLLALVVGLIAYRLTDRTAEDFYLASRTLGTIVLLFTTFATLLSAFTFFAGPNIAYAQGPEWILVMGLMDGLIFAILWYVIGYKQWLLGQEYGYVTLGEMLGDRFASRRLRGLVAGISLLWLFPYVMLQQVGAGTALEALTEGTVPYAIGAGLITAFMILYVVVAGMRGIAWTDTLQGAFMLVTTWVALLWVLAAVGGPDAATAALASSEETAAFLSLGSAYYTPQWMLSTAITIGFGVAMFPQVNQRFFAAGSRTVLKRSFALWPILCVLLFVPSFMLGAWARGLDVAIPAGDNVLPVILAEYTPVWFAALVIAGAMAAMMSSSDSMLLSGSSYFTRDLYRPFVDQTLAARREDLLARVGVVIFATAAFGASLLNPATLFELGDAAFSGFAQLALPVLIALYWRKTTRAGITAGIVTSQLFYLSSLFLAAVPGSYAGWTAGIVGMGLGLVVTVVVSLVTTPAADERRAIYFDGLGAD; this is encoded by the coding sequence GTGAGCGTGACGCTGCAACTCGGGATCATCGTCGGCTACCTCCTGCTGGCGCTGGTCGTCGGACTGATCGCCTACCGGCTGACCGACCGGACCGCGGAGGACTTCTATCTCGCGAGTCGGACGCTCGGCACGATCGTCCTGCTGTTTACGACCTTCGCCACGCTGCTGTCGGCGTTTACCTTCTTCGCCGGGCCGAACATCGCCTACGCTCAGGGTCCCGAATGGATCCTCGTGATGGGGCTGATGGACGGGCTCATCTTCGCCATCCTCTGGTACGTCATCGGCTACAAGCAGTGGCTGCTCGGGCAGGAGTACGGTTACGTCACGCTCGGCGAGATGCTCGGCGATCGGTTCGCCTCACGGCGACTTCGGGGTCTCGTTGCCGGCATCAGTCTGCTCTGGCTCTTTCCGTACGTCATGCTCCAACAGGTCGGGGCCGGCACCGCCCTCGAGGCGCTGACCGAAGGAACCGTTCCCTACGCCATCGGAGCGGGGCTGATCACCGCGTTCATGATCCTCTACGTCGTCGTCGCCGGGATGCGCGGCATCGCGTGGACGGACACCCTGCAGGGGGCGTTCATGCTCGTCACCACCTGGGTCGCGCTGCTGTGGGTGCTCGCCGCCGTCGGTGGCCCAGATGCGGCGACGGCGGCGCTCGCCTCGAGCGAAGAAACCGCTGCGTTCCTCTCGCTCGGCAGCGCCTACTACACGCCGCAGTGGATGCTCTCGACGGCGATCACGATCGGCTTCGGTGTCGCGATGTTCCCGCAAGTGAACCAGCGCTTTTTCGCCGCCGGCTCTCGGACGGTGCTCAAACGCTCGTTCGCGCTGTGGCCGATCCTCTGTGTCCTCCTCTTTGTCCCCTCGTTCATGCTCGGCGCGTGGGCGCGCGGGCTCGACGTGGCGATTCCGGCGGGTGACAACGTCCTCCCCGTGATCCTCGCCGAGTACACCCCGGTCTGGTTCGCCGCGCTCGTCATCGCTGGCGCGATGGCTGCGATGATGTCCTCTTCGGACTCGATGCTGCTCTCTGGCTCGTCGTACTTTACGCGAGACCTCTACCGACCCTTTGTCGACCAGACCCTCGCGGCGCGACGGGAGGATCTGCTCGCTCGAGTCGGCGTCGTGATCTTCGCGACCGCCGCGTTCGGGGCGAGTCTGCTCAACCCGGCGACGCTGTTCGAACTGGGCGATGCAGCCTTCAGCGGCTTCGCACAGCTCGCTTTGCCCGTCCTCATCGCCCTCTACTGGCGCAAGACGACTCGAGCCGGGATCACGGCCGGGATCGTCACCAGTCAACTGTTCTATCTCTCGAGTCTCTTTCTCGCCGCTGTCCCCGGCAGCTACGCCGGCTGGACGGCCGGCATCGTCGGCATGGGACTCGGGCTCGTCGTCACCGTCGTCGTCTCCCTGGTGACGACACCGGCGGCCGACGAACGGCGCGCGATTTACTTCGACGGGCTGGGCGCGGACTGA
- a CDS encoding DUF7563 family protein, which yields MPECQNCGAFVTDAYARVFTPPGVDDPRVCPNCQDKIRDGAEIRAARSSRNQ from the coding sequence ATGCCGGAATGCCAGAACTGCGGTGCGTTCGTGACGGACGCGTACGCTCGTGTGTTTACCCCACCCGGTGTCGACGATCCTCGAGTCTGTCCCAACTGTCAGGACAAGATCCGTGACGGCGCGGAGATCCGAGCCGCACGGTCCTCGAGAAATCAGTAG
- a CDS encoding orc1/cdc6 family replication initiation protein, giving the protein MTPDPSSSSVDDPLFESGHRIFSNKDLLKIGHVPEADRIVGRDEEIAKLAKRLNGAVHGYSPENVMIYGKTGAGKSLVSRHVSQRARNAAESGVDIGTAYIDCAEDNTETQAVSSLAAKLNDEAVTDISVPHTGLSTSKYYKLLWKVLDAQFDSVIIILDEIDLMNDDSVLMKLSRAEEAGKIDCSIGVIAISNKIQYIDKLNERVRSSFQHKELFFKPYDANQLREIMVNREDAFRDGVLSDEVIPLSAAFAAQEHGDARKAIDILRHAGEVAYEDGAETVQEKHVRQAQQHAEKDRFRELVNGAPTQAKAALLALTELSVTADDDAFLTSRVYDQYERICDHLEMDVLSVRRFRDILKEQAFLGVVEIEKINKGSAGGIHLQNRLIEDPHVVRETILEDAWMQDWASE; this is encoded by the coding sequence ATGACGCCCGACCCCTCATCCAGTTCTGTCGACGATCCGCTCTTCGAGTCCGGCCACCGGATCTTCTCGAACAAAGACCTCCTGAAGATCGGCCACGTTCCGGAAGCCGATCGGATCGTCGGACGAGATGAGGAAATCGCGAAACTGGCCAAACGGCTCAACGGCGCTGTTCACGGCTATTCCCCGGAAAACGTGATGATCTACGGCAAAACCGGGGCGGGAAAGTCACTGGTCTCGAGACACGTCAGTCAACGCGCTCGCAACGCAGCCGAGTCGGGCGTCGATATCGGGACGGCGTACATCGATTGTGCCGAGGATAACACAGAGACACAGGCAGTGTCCTCGCTCGCGGCGAAACTCAACGACGAAGCAGTCACCGATATCTCGGTCCCCCACACCGGACTCAGCACGTCGAAGTACTACAAACTCCTCTGGAAGGTACTCGACGCCCAGTTCGACTCCGTGATCATCATCTTAGACGAGATCGACCTGATGAACGACGACAGCGTGTTGATGAAGCTCTCGCGCGCCGAGGAGGCAGGAAAGATCGACTGCAGCATCGGTGTCATCGCGATCAGTAACAAGATCCAGTACATCGACAAGCTAAACGAACGGGTCCGGAGTAGCTTCCAGCACAAGGAACTGTTCTTCAAACCCTACGACGCGAACCAGCTCCGCGAGATCATGGTCAATCGGGAAGACGCCTTCCGGGACGGCGTCCTCTCCGACGAGGTGATCCCACTGTCCGCCGCCTTCGCCGCCCAAGAACACGGCGATGCGCGCAAGGCGATCGATATCCTCCGACACGCCGGCGAGGTTGCCTACGAGGACGGTGCCGAGACCGTCCAGGAAAAACACGTCCGACAGGCCCAGCAACACGCCGAAAAGGACCGCTTTCGCGAACTCGTCAACGGCGCCCCCACGCAGGCGAAAGCCGCACTACTCGCGCTGACCGAACTCAGCGTCACTGCCGACGACGACGCGTTCCTCACGAGTCGCGTGTACGACCAGTACGAACGGATCTGTGATCACCTCGAGATGGACGTACTTTCGGTTCGCCGCTTTCGCGACATCCTGAAAGAACAGGCGTTTCTCGGCGTTGTCGAAATCGAGAAGATCAACAAGGGAAGCGCCGGCGGCATCCACCTGCAGAACCGCCTCATCGAAGACCCACACGTCGTCCGCGAAACGATCCTCGAGGACGCGTGGATGCAAGACTGGGCGAGCGAATAA
- a CDS encoding HVO_0416 family zinc finger protein produces MATSPNDAGDDVIDQFLSDRGHTVERIGWEHDYNKKQCPECGGLHDTAASSCTVCGWEPTP; encoded by the coding sequence ATGGCAACCTCACCCAATGATGCCGGTGACGACGTCATTGATCAATTCCTTTCGGATCGCGGTCACACGGTAGAACGAATCGGGTGGGAACACGATTATAATAAGAAACAGTGCCCCGAGTGTGGTGGTCTCCACGATACCGCTGCAAGCTCCTGTACCGTTTGTGGGTGGGAACCGACGCCGTAG